The region GCAGGTGAACGGGTGCCTCCTGGAGCCCTTGCCCCCCGCCTGTGGCCGAAAGGTCAGCGCCTCGCTGCCGAGCAACATGATGGAGACCTCCATAGACGAGGGCATCGAGACCGAGGAGCTGGAGCCGGACGGGGAGGACGACCCCGCCCAGGTCTTCACCGCCTTCCAGACGGCCCGATTCGGCCAGCGCCGGCACACCCTGTCGGAGGTCACCAACCGGGGCGGGGCTGTGCCCAGCTCAGGTTAGctctatgacatcatcagcaggGGACAGTCAGTCCAGCACACTGCTCCTACTGAGAAGTCCATCTGTACCAATCGTATATATGAATTGAGTAGATGATGTACAGTTAACATATTGATATTTTGAGTATTGGTGTGGTACCAGCGAGAGGAAAGCATGAACTCTCCAGAATGTCTCAGCAGTTCAGTAAAGAGTGCAAATCAAAAGCATGAGATCATAATGTTCTGAAGAAGAGTCATGTGGGGTCAAAACTTTAACCAGCCCAGTGGGCTAACATATCAGACTTATAATGGAGCATATAGTAAGTGTGAGTCTTTACTGTTCTTTTGTATTGATCAATCAGGGAAGGGTGATGTCAGCAGCGGTGGTCAGGCATTATAGGGAATATATGAGTGGGAAATATGAagagatgtgcgtgtgtgtgcattggccACAGGGAAGCTGTACAGTGTCGGCCATAACCCGTCCCTGGGAAGCATGGACTCGGAGTACGACATGGGATCGGTCCACAGCGACGCTAGCCTCCTGGAGGACGCCCCCTTGTTCAACGAAATGGTCCTGGCCGACGCCTCTATCACCCACATGACCCCTCCCTTCACTGGCGTGAAGCCCACCAACCCCGCCATGCAGGCACTGAGCTCCCACAGGAGGGAGGCCCACAATCGCTCGCCAGTCGGCTTCCGCGAGGGCCGCCGCGCTTCCGACACCTCCCTCACGCAAGGTAGCTCCAcccccttgctctctcttcCGTCTGTGTGcgcatctctctctttccatatCTCTTTCTCCCTCGGTCTTTCTCTGGTCTGCTTTTTCCCTCTTGCTTTTCTCAGAATCTgggtctctttctgtctccctcaatcaatctctctctctctctcttctatctctatctctctgtatCTTTGGACctccttctctgtgtgtgtgcctgggtgttGTGGAATCATCTCTGTCATATCTGTTAAACAATGTTAATCTCCTGCTTGCGCGTAGGTCACAACCAAACTAGTCATTCGCGTTGTGCATGCTGGGGTATAACGCCCCTCTCAGTTGGAATGGCCTGCTCCCCGGAGGGGGTCTGAGCGGCTCTGTGTATTTTGTCTAATAAAAGAGAAGCTGAGCGTCTCCAGCTCTGGCCCTTTCACACCTGAACGGGCACAGATTACCAGcctgtgaaattattattaccCTCAGAGGACTAATGGTGTGGAGCAAATTGGGCTTTAAagaccacacctacacacttcCCTGCAATTCTTAATTTGTGCACACTTTATAATCGCTTTCTATGGTTAGACTGCTTGGCGCAGGAGGAGGTTTCGCTTGTGGCtggcggctgtgtgtgtgtgtgtgtgtgtgttgtgcttacTTTGCTGAAGAGCAGAGAgcacctctcactctctctctctgtttctctctctctctctatacgaGGGGATGATGGCCATGGGTGGGCAGGGGGGACTGGCCTATACCGGGGGGTCCAGTGGGAGGGGTGACTCAGTTCtcggtgttgtgtgtgcgtgttgagCTGCAGCGCCTCGCTCATGCcacctgtgtgcgtgttctgGTTCCAGGGCTGGTGGCGTTCAGGCAGCACCTACAGAACCTGGCCCGGACCAAAGGCATCCTGGAGCTCAACAAGGTGCAGCTGCTCTACGAGCAGATGGGCACCCAGGAAgacccctccctgctccccgcCAGCCCCCACCCGTATCTGCTGGACCCCCAGCTACAGGTCAGTCaccccccgcctcgcccccccccccccttcgcctaACTACAGcccacaccccctctccctgtacGCAGGATGCAGGGAGGGTCACCCCAAACCCCAGCAGAGCCCGGGTGACTCACCGCCAGGGCTGGTTACATAACGGGCGGAAGAAGTGGGCGATTGTCTGGGGAGTGTCGACAGTACGGCGGGGCATGGTGACTGCAGGCATGGTAACAAGGCTCTCTCTGGTGACTGGGCCCTCACTGAGCCCCTGTTCTGGGCAGTGGAGGGGACGGGCATCTCTCTGCAGGAGCCTGGCCTTGCGCGTGGGGCCGGATCATGACGCTGCACCTGGGAGGGGGAGATTTCCCTAAAAGGGGGCGGGGACACGAGCGTGCAAGGCCTCGGCGTTTGAACACAAAAGGGCCTCTGTGCGATAACGTGCCGGCCCTCCACCGCGGCGATAAAGGACTCTGGGATTCTCTGAGGTCACGGCGGGGCACGGGAGAGGGTGCGCTCTGAGTGACCGTGCCGCGGGACggcagtacagacagagcaCTGCACGTCCCGAACCGCGGGAGACTAATGAGGGTCAAACCATGGCCCAgtgtgtacctgcctgtgtCGGTGTGATCAGAAAGAGGCAATAGACTGCGTGTCATTAAGATCTTGGCTGAGTGGGTTGTTTGTGGCACGGATGTGGcacagtgagtctgtgtgcttaTGGGCTTATAGATGTCAGCCAGCAAGAGATTCTTTCCCACTATTGCGTGTCtctttctgagtgtgtgtgtgtgcgtctccctGCGCttccacctgtctgtctgtgtattgtgtgtcCCTGAGTTAATTTGCCTGTATTCATGCccacctgtgtctctgtgtgtgtttccagggTGACGGCTCCCAGCTGCAAGACAATGTAGCCGCGTTCTCCAGCGGAGGCCAGCAGCCGCTGCTGTCGAGGAGACAGAGCCTGGAGACGCAATACCTCACGCACAAGCTGCAGGTAGAGCTGCGGGATCCGCTTCTGCACAACACTGCAGGGGATAACGCCATTGCTCCGTAGCGTGAAAGGGTTGTTTAAACGCTGACCGGTCTGCCCGTAGCATTACGCCGGTCTGGGCACTGCAGCCGACTCCAGACTCGAATGCAGAAGAAAGGAAGGCAGTAAAGCAGTGGGCCGTCAGTCTGCTGAAGTGCTGGTTTAATAGGTTCTGGCGCTGAGGCCTGGTACCTGACAGTGCCACTGCAGGCTGGGGTTGGCAGCCCCACCCAGAGGCTCGTAATTAGCCATAGCGTCACCCTGAGAAGCAAGGCTTCAGCTGGCAAGGCTGCCTTAGTCTAATTTGAGACAGCTAGCGGACTGAATGAAAAGGAGGGCTTGTTGGtagagtgcatttttttttctgcgatATCCTTAATCGATGGGCGGCCCCACATAGACGGTCTACAAATAGGCATTCCAGAATTGGCAAAAAGAATAAATGGGCAGTGATAGCTGGTTTAGAAAAAGCCTTTACGCACTGAGGCAGAGGCAGTGAGGCAGCTTTCTCAACTAACTGATTGCTAAATGAATTCCAGCGTATGCACCTGACCACAGGTAGGGGCATTCAAGGGGGTTTCTGGGTAATATGCTCTTTCCATGCGCTGTAGCAATGGCAGCCATGACCGCGGTCAGCAGTGAAAGCGGCCGTGCCTCTGTTTGGCTTGAGCCTTGTGTGAGAGACGGCTGACCGCTCCTCTGTCCTCACAGACAGCCGGTCTGATGGCCGCCGGACCGGGCAGCTGCCACATGTTCTGCAGCGAGCTGCCTCGGAGTCTGGAGCAGCAGCTGCAAGAGCACAGGTgggtgaccccgcccccgcatCTCTCACTTCCTCTACCCCTTTACCCCTCGTTTCTTACCTTTGAGATCTTGCCCTTCGCCTCTCACCCCTCATagacaaattttcatttttcaccctTAATTTCCTACCTCTGACATTTCACCTTTcacctcattacattacatttatttggcagacacctttatccaaagcaatgtacaataagtgcataacaAAGGTCAGTGGAACAACTACAAatacaggtccaataaggttaaatactcattttgtagttattcatagccatgaacacagtaagtgcagttcacacagtgaacattactctgacctaaccttcacacagttcacacagttcacacagtaagcattactctgacctaacctatgctaagtcaaactaggactTCACCCCTCATAAACAAATCTTTACCTTTCAAACTTAATTTCTTACCTCTAACATCTCACCTTTCACCCTTCATTTTTTACCCTTGACATCTCTCTCTTTGCTTTCTGGGTCCTCCCACAGGCTTCACCAGAAGAGGCTGTACCTGCAGAAGCAGTCCCAGCTGCAGGCCTACTTCAACCAGATGCAGATCGCAGAGGGTGCCTACCCACCTCACCCAGCAATTGGTCACCCAGACTCTGTAGGCCCGCCCCCTGTGCAGGGCATGGTGCCTCCAGTACAGCAGCAGCCTCCCCCCACCTTCACCCGGGCCCAGACCCTCAGCCCCCTCCTGGAGCCCGGTGCCGAAGCCCTGCCCCTGTCCTACGACCCCTACGTGGGCCTTTACCCCACAGCACTGCCCCCCAGCCCACATGCCCTGCCCTCCGAGCACCAGTACACCTACCCTGCCTGCGACCTGTCCCCCTCCACGGAGCCCGTCTCCCAGGATCAATACCAGTACCCCCTGAACCCAGTCCAGCCACCCACCCAAGGCCAGGCTGAGGTGCCTGGCGCTGGGTATGTGAGCCTGGCTCTCCCCGAGCTCCACAATCCCTTCCTGGAGTGTGAGATGATGGATACAGTGGACACACAACACGGCTTTGTGCTGGTCAACTgagcagggaattctgggatatgACCCAAGATGGACTTGAAAACTTGGAACAGCAGTGGTTGGGTAGAAGAGTGGAGCCAGTGGGGTGGAGGAAATGAAGAGCAGAGTTTTTGTATCATTCACATTGTGAACCTCAGAAACgtcgtttttttaaaaccagatcttccctacctccctccctaAACCCCACAGCCCCCTCTGCCCTAAACCAAGGACACCTCCCTCTTCGCTGTAGTGATGTCATCGTACGTCTGTCTtcatgtgtgcatacgtgtctgtgtacatgtgagagAGATGGC is a window of Anguilla rostrata isolate EN2019 chromosome 9, ASM1855537v3, whole genome shotgun sequence DNA encoding:
- the LOC135263228 gene encoding serine/threonine-protein kinase SIK2-like; translation: MVMADCHQKPMLRGPVRVGFYDIERTLGKGNFAVVKLARHRITKTEVAIKIIDKTQLDAVNLEKIYREVQIMKMLDHPHIIKLYQVMETKNMLYLVTEYAKNGEIFDYLASHGRLSEPEARRKFWQILSAVEYCHNRNIVHRDLKAENLLLDGHMNIKIADFGFGNFFQPGERLATWCGSPPYAAPEVFEGQQYEGPHLDIWSMGVVLYVLVCGALPFDGPTLPVLRQRVLEGRFRIPYFMTEDCEHLIRRMLVLDPSKRLSVAQIKEHRWMALDVPVQRPVLYKQSAPEEGGEAGGVAVGEHSEQVLRLMHSLGIDQQKTIESLQNKSYNHFAAIYYLLVERLKAHRCSFPVEQRLDARQRRPSTIAEQTVVKVTLTAPQVGLLPQNVRLLRSPLLPQASTETFTFPQSPSAPEHSLMEEDVATPKVNGCLLEPLPPACGRKVSASLPSNMMETSIDEGIETEELEPDGEDDPAQVFTAFQTARFGQRRHTLSEVTNRGGAVPSSGKLYSVGHNPSLGSMDSEYDMGSVHSDASLLEDAPLFNEMVLADASITHMTPPFTGVKPTNPAMQALSSHRREAHNRSPVGFREGRRASDTSLTQGLVAFRQHLQNLARTKGILELNKVQLLYEQMGTQEDPSLLPASPHPYLLDPQLQGDGSQLQDNVAAFSSGGQQPLLSRRQSLETQYLTHKLQTAGLMAAGPGSCHMFCSELPRSLEQQLQEHRLHQKRLYLQKQSQLQAYFNQMQIAEGAYPPHPAIGHPDSVGPPPVQGMVPPVQQQPPPTFTRAQTLSPLLEPGAEALPLSYDPYVGLYPTALPPSPHALPSEHQYTYPACDLSPSTEPVSQDQYQYPLNPVQPPTQGQAEVPGAGYVSLALPELHNPFLECEMMDTVDTQHGFVLVN